Within Citrus sinensis cultivar Valencia sweet orange chromosome 1, DVS_A1.0, whole genome shotgun sequence, the genomic segment aattaattatttaggatgcctacaaattaaaactaattaatttattggttaaaGTCACATTTATCTTTCATCAGTAATGATGACTTGCCCTAACAGAGTCACCGCCCCATATTTAGACAAGAGTTATAGAGAGCCGCCAAGGTCCAATCTGCCATACAAAGCACTCTAGCAAAACAATGTCAAATCTCCCTGACGACGTCTTGATTGAGGTGCTTTCAAGATTGCCCGTCAAGTCTCTGCTGCGTTTCAAGTGTGCGTGCAAGCAATGGCTCTCTCTGATTTCCGATCCCGGATTCGCCTTACTGCAGTACAAACGTACCGCCAGAAACAGTCCTCCCAAAATCCTCCTATCAAAGCGTTCTCTTTATTCTAAGGATTCTCCTCTTCGGTCTTTCGACTGTTCAACGACGTCTTTACATGATCAACGTGCGTTGACAAGACTGCATTTTCCCTTCATCAGACCGGATAGTATGGTTCGATTTATCGGCTCGTGCCACGGCTTGATTTGCTTAGCTCTCGACAACTATCGagagatttttatttggaatCCCTCCACCGGTGCTTATACAAAGTTACCAGCTGATCCTGACGCGACGTATGATTACGATATAGTCAAGTACGGTTTCGGATACGATTCATCCACTAATGGTTATAAGGTTATGTTCTATTTTCAGGAAATAGATCATAAAAGGGAGGATAACTTGCAAGATGATAATAGCAGGTGTATTGACATACAAGGTATCGTTTTTACGGCAAAAACCAATTCTTGGAAAAAGGTCGAACACAGTTTCGGCAGTATTCATTGCTGTTGTGAAGCTAGAAACTTGCAGGGACGACCGATGGGGACCCTAGTGAATGAAAGTCTCCACTGGTTGACAAACAATCAATGTGAATTTGGGATGTTTGGGATTACTGCTTTTGATTTAGCCACGGACAAGTTCTCTCGGGTGCCGAAACCTGATTTTGATTATGCTCATCAAGCGATGGGATTGGGAGTCGTTGGCGGTCGCCTCTGCTTACTCGCACTGGGCGCGAACGTTGAGTTATGGGTGATGAAAGAATACGGAGTGAAGTGTTCTTGGCAAAAACATTATTGTCTTGGAATTTCTATAAGTGCGGATGATTATGGTAATTGGGCTGCATTGATACTGTCGCAGTGTTGTGTAGGCTGCGGTGAGGATGATAGCATAACAATGACACTCAAAGTTGGGGAGAATAAATTCATGATAAGGTATAATCCCAATCAAGAAATGAAACTTGAACAGTTGATGATTGCCACTAGTGAAGAAATTTATACCCATTTTGCGGAAATAGAAGAAATTGATTACTTAGAGAGCCTGATCTCGCCCCCTGGCTCTAAAACTCTGATCTCGTCCCAGCAAGCTTCTTCTATTCTATCAGTATATAAGAAGACCATATATGAGTTTGTTTTGCGagtttttactattttcatGATGCTTTTTCGTTCATATAGCAATAAAGTAGTATAATATGTGTGagcttatttattatatgtcCAATGAAATTGATGTTCTGATCATGTTTCAAATTTACAGAGTACAAGTTCACTTCTCTCGACCGCTCATTAAGCGTCATAAGCGCTAGATCACAAGCAAACACATCGGACACGGCATTgttgaaaatcaattaacaaatggaaataaattatGGGTGAAGTGATTAGCTTTACTAATGGTCATAAACTGACtataaattaatctttaaaaaaaaagtttttgaaaaaaaaaatgtagaatcatattttcttcttaGTAGATTTATAGTGCCATAATGTCGAAAGAAATTCGGTGAAGATGAAGTTTTAGTACTGACAAGTACGGGGAAGAATTCGACAAGTTATTATCCTAATAAAGAAACCAAACTAGAACAATCCGAGATCTCTTCTTTTTGTGAAGAATTTGATTGGCCGTTTGTACAAATGGATGCCATTGCATACGTAGAATGTCTGACCTCTCCTGGCCATGTTTCTGAAAATTAGCTCCCATGACCATGTGACCAGGAACGTTCATGAGTTTGATTtgccacttttttttttttttctaatgagtttttgttatatcaaatataaattgatatctaGTAGTTTTAAGGTTCCGCTCATTTagctataataataataattatttttttatgctgAAATGAACATTTGCAGATTTATGGTACAGAAATAATGCAGTGTCATCAAACCCACCTAAGATTCAAAATTACAAGCCACTTTCTCTCATAGTGTACCCATCGTCTCTATAGCAAAGTAAAATAATCAGTTCAATAGTTTcactaatttgaaaattttaaaagaggaTATTGAATTAATCACATCTTAATGTTTCATACAACTACAAGCTTGGAAATGATCTCAGCTTCCAACACAAAAAGCAAACCCTCTTATCCTTGGTCTACTAAAATCTTTccctatttttaaattgtttcttATTCAGAGTTCTCGAAGTTCTTTACATTTCACTTACCCATCATCTCGAATTGAATCATCTTCACATTCAATAATCCAAATTCTTTCATCGAAAATTCTTGGATCTTTTGGTAATGTACGGCTGGAGTTAATGAACTCGATGATGTGCTGCCAAAATTGCTTTCTGAAACCCGGAACAGAGTTCGGAGTGATGGGATGGGATGGTCTTTTCCGTTTTCTCCAATTTTCAAATGTTCTATTCCCAATTAGAGAACGTAGTATTTAACAAAAACCAAGTcgtataaataatttatagttAAGAATCTGTTGGTAGTATTACATTCACAAAACTGTAAATGGTAACTCCTAATTATTACAtgtcacaaataaattattgtggCGTTCTCACtcttcatcaaattcaaatgcaTTTTGAAAAGTAGTGGTTATTGGAAAACATAAGAGAATCATGCAAAAATTGGTCCATGCCATGAAgagattttctccttttttttttttctgttaacAGTGGATgcaacatttaaaattttaaattattggatTTGTTATATAAGTCAATGAATGGCCCTTGCAGATATGGttgctgtatttttttttttttatcataaagaATTTATTACTGTATTTAAACTGGAATTATCTTCAAATGCtaaattaataagtaaataaattgttttggcTTGAATTCATAAATCGAGTCTAAGGGCCCGAAAAACAGTTAACGGCAATTGCGCAAAATTCGACAAGTGAACCCAAATTCACACGTTCTTCACAACACACGAAAATTGAAAAGCAATGCACCCACCCGCATATcactttgtttttgttttcattttactcACTACAAATTAAACTGAGAGAAACTGAAGGAACAggaaattatttgattgtatGATTGATCAATCAAATAATGGGTGATCAAACAAAACCGATAATGATGGTAGCAATTGACGATAGTAACCATAGCTACTACGCATTAGAATGGGCACTTGATTATTTCTTTCCTCCTTTTGCTGCTCCGAATCATACCTTTCAGCTCGTGCTCATTCATGCACGACCAAATCCTCCTTCTCTCCTCGGACTATCCGGCGCCGGACAAGGCAGCGCCGGTCAGCGTATAACTAACCCAATGATCTAAGATTGTGcgttacaaaaaaataaagtaaaataaaataaaaacaaggaTGTATGCGGGGCTCCAAAATCATAGTCTATGTACGATCTTATCATAAGTTATTCGTTTTGTAACATTGttctatttttgttatatattgATCGCAGGATCCGCTCATGTTATTAATCTTGTGGAGCTTGATACGAAGAAGAGAGCACAAAAGGTCGCTGATAGGGCCACTTCAATATGTGCCAAGAGAGAGGTAactgggggggggggggggaaaggaaa encodes:
- the LOC102617529 gene encoding F-box/kelch-repeat protein At3g23880-like → MSNLPDDVLIEVLSRLPVKSLLRFKCACKQWLSLISDPGFALLQYKRTARNSPPKILLSKRSLYSKDSPLRSFDCSTTSLHDQRALTRLHFPFIRPDSMVRFIGSCHGLICLALDNYREIFIWNPSTGAYTKLPADPDATYDYDIVKYGFGYDSSTNGYKVMFYFQEIDHKREDNLQDDNSRCIDIQGIVFTAKTNSWKKVEHSFGSIHCCCEARNLQGRPMGTLVNESLHWLTNNQCEFGMFGITAFDLATDKFSRVPKPDFDYAHQAMGLGVVGGRLCLLALGANVELWVMKEYGVKCSWQKHYCLGISISADDYGNWAALILSQCCVGCGEDDSITMTLKVGENKFMIRYNPNQEMKLEQLMIATSEEIYTHFAEIEEIDYLESLISPPGSKTLISSQQASSILSVYKKTIYEFVLRVFTIFMMLFRSYSNKVV